One Salvelinus fontinalis isolate EN_2023a chromosome 11, ASM2944872v1, whole genome shotgun sequence DNA window includes the following coding sequences:
- the nppcl2 gene encoding C-type natriuretic peptide 2: protein MVASSSSSTLTLRLLLILLSLSLSVESRLSSQPSPRPSPRKHDTQVLDNLFSAQLRSLILNQPDITSEGSTSGPSHSPSQGLAGRAMGAGPVVPRLFLDFLRRQRMFRGGSRRSATARGCFGMKVDRIGSISGLGC from the exons ATGGTTGCTTCATCTTCTTCTTCCACCCTTACCCTtcgtctcctcctcatcctcctctctctgtcactgagTGTGGAGTCTCGACTCTCGTCCCAACCCTCGCCCCGACCATCACCTCGGAAACACGACACACAG gtACTAGATAATCTCTTCAGCGCTCAGCTCCGCTCTCTGATCCTCAACCAACCAGACATCACCTCTGAAGGTTCCACATCTGgcccctcccattctccctcccagGGATTGGCTGGTCGTGCCATGGGGGCGGGTCCTGTGGTCCCCAGGTTGTTCCTAGACTTTCTGCGCCGCCAGAGGATGTTCCGTGGGGGGAGCAGGAGGAGCGCCACCGCCAGGGGATGCTTCGGCATGAAGGTGGACCGCATCGGATCTATCAGCGGTCTGGGATGCTGA